The genomic window aactgctcggccacattggccggcaagAAAGAGAAGCATAGTTCTGAAAGTAGCTGGAGAAATGTCGACGTGAGAGAAACGCAAGGCATGATGGGAGAAGAACACTGATCATTGGCGTTCTTGTTTTAGTCAAGACCCTTTAGATGTAATCATAATTGACACCGGAAATGCAAGAATTCTTTGATTTACATTTTGGCCCATGTATTGTAGTGTGACATCCTTATGGAATACTTACAAATCAAAGTACTGAAGTCAATCAGTATGCTGTGACTAGAGAATGTAATGGAACTGAAGATGCAGGGTGAAAAAGACGTGGCAGGTAAATGATCAGTATCGATAGAAGTAGAGAGTGTAAGTGACTATTCGTTTCAAGAAATCAACAGATTTGTCAGTACCAGATTAGTATCACGAATGATACTTCAATCTAATAACCAAATCTGACTTTTTTGGAGTCGTGGCAGCGCATTGAAAATATGGTGCAGGCTCAATTACTGGTACCCTTGTAGAAGAAAAGGATGCACAGGTGAATTGGTGTCACTATGGCATTCATATTCTGCACgtgataatttaatttcattgaaaTACTTGGACAGAATGAGTACATTTCCAGAGAACCGctgtttatttatctttattttcacgtATTTTATCTTTCTGCTGTCTTACAATGatgacacttgcttggatattgTGTGCTTGAACGTCTGTCAATGTTTATAAGGCAATGCTGTTATATATGTTAGACATTTATGTTAATAAAGACTTTTAAAACGAATAAAAAGACAGATTTTTCATTGTGAATGGTTTTCTACATTTGAAATTACAATTACCAGTAGTTGTGATGAACAATAAATTCAGATAACTGAGGTGATGTCTTAAGAGTCAAAAAGGGGTAAGTATAATTTGAAGTGTACAAATAATGCTTTAATTTAACACATTTCAATGTTCAGCTATTGTGTTAGAAAAGACATGGTGGTATTCTAATATACAATACACTTGGAATACAGTGTTCAGCTATAGTGTACATAAATGTTTGAAAGACTTTAATCTTGGATCAATCATTAGTATAAAAGTTTCAAAAATTCGTTTACACCCTTAAATATGACATGATTACAGAGTGAGTACAATCGTTACAGGCTAAATAAACATCTATGTTAAAGAACCGTGATGAACATTAAAACATTTCACTATTAGAGAACATCGACTGAGGTTTTCTGACGCAAATGTTCCTGATCAGTTCTTTACCATTATTCAGTTCAAGTGGCCTCATACTACACGTAAGCTCTTCTGGATGAAACTGCTTCCTCGAATAAATTGTTCAGCTTCTCTCATACGATTTGTGACATCTGGATGAAGCTAATGTTTACTGTTGTCCTTACGAATATAAGGAAATGGCACATTTGTGCAATTTCGAAAAATTCAGAAATACTTTTAAGGGAAGCTGGGTACCTGGACCTTCAAGAAGTAGCATTTGTCACAGAAAATAACCGAAATAACTAGTTTACGTAACTGATGTACACAATTGTCATCAAAGAATAGCTCGTTCATATCAAAGATAacgatattatgagaaaaaatacctaTTGATTTTTAAGAAATTACAACCCAAAAACTGCTATACCAACCTTTACACACAGGCTGGGGCAAATAAAGGTGGTCCAGAGAACAGAGTACCAGGTTACAAAGAAAGACAACAGAGGAAAGGATATACATTACTAACCTAACTGAAGCAGATGTTGAAATCGGATACCATTCATCTCTTGACACTTTTTAGTCCTCATCAGCAAGCTACTGGATGCGGATCAAAGTtgggctgctggaattgctgaagtctcatcctaaatgttgtgctgcagttcttgaagactatgagggttgttgtgatGCACTTTAgacttgagccccccccccccatgtaaagTAATCGTACAATGACAGATCGGGTGTCCTAgctgcgaccagactgacctctactAACTCTCTGCCAGGTGTGAGGAttttgtaaatgtgctccaagaaaCCAGTGAGGATCACGTGGCGGGCATGAACATCGTGTGCGCGTCACGGGTTGTGGTTATACTGGTTATGTGGACacattcacgtccagtcgtatcAGGGCGtcctggccacttttatttgcccaacaATTAAAGTTCTGTTTCAAAACCGTCTAGAAGGAGACCACTGTTCAGAATGCCTTAAAATTTGGACGGAATACTATTGACGCAGTGGGGAACGCCATGGAACAAAAAAGTAACGTAAATTAGACAAAAAGATGGCACCGTAAGCGTCAAAATGTGCACACCAACATATGCGTGGCACAAGGCTTCCGTGACGCTCGACGAGACGCTCACGATGAAGGGTTACGTTCTGCTGGTTACCTtcctttacaagaatggtgactgtgtgcCAGTAGAAGTTCGGGACACTCAGGAATTTGAAAACAGGCGTTTGTCCGATATCTGCTAAGGGCCTGAAGAAAATGATTACAGAATTCGAAAAGACAGTTTCTTTTGGAGTGCAGTGAGGCAGAGGAAGTAAAGTATTTGTCTGACGTCTGTCGAAACCATAACCACAACATTGGAAGTGCAGTTGTATGCAGTCATGCAGTGCACGGAGTATTTACTGAATGGTGAACATGCCTGAGAGcgtggtgcataaaatcctacgaaaaatATTGGATTGCTGTCGATAGAAGATAACTCACGTTTATGAGTTGTTTCCAACTGAACTGTCAGGAAGACAAAGATTCCCACAGTAATCTGTTGCTTGAGTGGCCACGAataattctgtggacagacgaagcgaaTTTCCATTTACAAGGACATACCAGCACGCAGAATGGCATATTACGGGCATCGAAAAATCCGTACGCACGTCAAActctaccacttcattctgcaacggTGACTGCGTAGTGCGGGTTGACGCCATCGCATGTCGCAGGGTCGTGCTTCTTCGAGaagatgagtcctgcgggtcctgttaccgcTACCTTTACTGGTAGACGCTAAGAGAGTCTTTTGCGCTTCAACGTCGTCCAATCATTCAACAGCGTTGAAGTATGGGGAGGATGATTTTTATACGAGATGGCgctcattgcacagccagtgaagtcgTTGCTGCAaagacatttcggaaatgctagaattatcatctgTCATATACTTGCAGCCGTGCCGTCAGATTTTAACCTCTAGCTGTAtgattatctgaaagatgttatgttcagtgctccaattataaACATAACTCAATTTAAAGCACATAATGCACAATACAGTATGAATGCGACCCCCGAGACTCTCGGATCTGTCGTGGAATAAGATGTTTCTCTATTTCAACTTGTAGCGCAGAAAGGTGGACAGCATATCGAATGTGGTTTGCGCCACTCTCACGACTATCAGAGACCCACGTCTGTTTACTTTTAATGCCGCTTTTGGGTTCTGGACAACTAAATACCTATTATAAGCATCCGATTCCATATGGTGGGAAGACTTAAAGTAACTAAGATTGCCACAACAACTGGCAGCCGATCTTGATCAATCTGTACGTTGAACAGTATGGATGGTGTAACGTGCAACTCAAACGATATCCATCGTATAGCGATTCATCTATCACCTGTAGCCGATCCCAGCTACAGTAAGACAATTATAGCGTCGTCTATTGATAAAATTTCGATTAATATTTTCTTTGTACCTTGATATTTCCATCTGCGTCAGTAATATGCTGCTCAGATTTGATGTCATTCACAGCAGTGGTTGTTCTACAGAGTTTTGAAACTGTAAATTTAATTATGAACTCCATGATTCTATTCTTGCACAAATAACTATATGTTGTGTGGAAAGCATCATATACACAGCAGTAAAGTCAACCaacaagtgatctaccaactgataatataaaaaaaaatacatttcttcgcacttgtgtgtgtgtgataagTATACGAGGTGCGTGAGTAAAGTAATGAGAATGACAATACTACGAGCGATCTGGCAAATCTGTGTTGATCTGCCTGTGAGACCAGATCCTCAGTCCGAGTTTTAGTTCTGTATAGCCACCACCTGCTTTTTGAGATCGCCATCAGTGAAGCCATGTTtttgttatgtgttacgaaaatggattAGCGGAATTTAGAACAAAAGTATGGAATAAAGTTTTGTGTTAGACATCGGGGACTCGGGAGCGtgatctttgaaaagttgaaaaCGGCCCATGGGGAAATTCCTAATGAAGAGCACGAGTTTTTCACTGGCACGAATCATATTTGGAAGGACGAGTACACTTTGGAGATGAACCTTGCTCAGGGAGATGTCCAGTTTCTACGAAAACGTCCAACGTGTACGTGCTCCTGTGGGATCAGACCGACTTTTAACAATAAGGACTACCGGTGACCAGTTAAACTTAAACATTTTCAGCGTACAACAAATTTTGGCCGTAGGCATGCATGTGCCAGAGCTTTGCGCCAAAACTGggccgaaaaacctcacaactgagcagaaggtaTGTTTGCGTTGAGTACTTCAATGACCACGAATAGTTCAGTCACGTGATAACAAGTGATGAATCTCGGATTTCTCAGTACGGTACCGTGACATTGCGGTAAAATGAGGAGCGGCAGTCTGAGACATCTCCTCTGCCGAAAGAAGCTCGAACGGGCAAATCAAGGAGGAATGcactgctgatttgcttttttggcgGTTGGGCTATCATGCATAAAGAATTGGTTCCTCCCGCACAAACTGTTAACGAAATGATTATACGAAGACGTCCTCGAAAGGCTCAGGATAAGGGTCAATCGTGTGACACTAGACACTTCAGACAAGTGAATGCTGCATTGCGACAACGCCCCATGCCATACGACCACTTCCGTCACTGGATTTTTTGCCTTAAGATGCATTCTTGTTCCACAGACTTCCTATGATATTTACATGATCTCAGTCGTTGCGCATTTCCTTTCCCGAAACTGAAAAATATCTAATAAGGGTGTCATTTAGGAACTCTGTGTAAAAACCAGAAGGATGTGACCGACATATTAGAATCTCTGCAAGTTGTATTCTTTCAGCACTGCTATCAGGACTGGGAACAACGACACCACCGGTGTATGGCTACCGCAGGAAACTACTTTGAAGCGGACAATATTCtttggagaaaaaattaaaacttgcgTAGGTAGAGAATCTGTctaattacttttctcacacacctcgtatggcTTGAAAATGAAACCAGAATGAACAAATGTTTAGCAGCTGCCTGCCGAGTTTCAAGCGATATGCTATCTAGCTTCATTTTCTTCTGGAAACTCTTCCTTAGCACTTGCCTGAGCAATTACAACAAGGTACGATACAGCTGCAGCTACCATTGATGGAATATTGGTCAGGTCAATGACGAAAAACCCACAGGCAGTGAAGCGCGGGCGCCGATGCAGCAGCTGCTGCAAGAACATCTGCAGCTGGTACCACAGCTCAGTATCCGTGGTAGTGTTGCGTGGTGGACGCAGTAGGGCCTTGAGTACCAGGTCTGCGGTGCGACAACATTCACTGGCTACGGTACTGCATGACCAAGTGACTGCCAGAAATCCGCCAAAATAGAAAAGGGCCCAGACAATTGCCAACATCGCCAGACCTTCCATTTCTGCACCAGCAGAACCCTGTTGGGAAAAAAATTGTGCTGTTTATTCATCGTCACTTACTCCTAACTACCTAAATTTTAGTGACACGTAACTTGTGCAACCACAAAATTAGTCTTCCGTGAAAGGGACGTGAGTATAAAAAACTGTAACTATAGcaaaacagttttcttttcttatatttcattgcaGTTAGATCTACTGTTCGCGAAAGATAACTAGGATCTAGCACCAGTGAGACTTGAGCAATACTGGTCTGTAATTCCGGACATACTTTCTTTCGCTCTTTTTATAACATAGACGTACACATGTTCTTTTCCAATTCTGTGTCACAAGCTGCTATGTGAGAGATTCTCTATAAATATCATCTAGGAAATGGGTCAGTTTTGGTGGCAGTTCCATTTTACATCAAATAGACATGTTGTCACGGCTGTAAGCTCCTAGATTTTAAGAAACGGTGATGGCTTTTTCGGAGTTTCATTGTAATATTCCTTATTTGCAAACATATCTGGCACTTAAAATTTTGCATAATTGTACTTGTATGTACGAATGAATTTTTAATCACGGTATCAGTATTTTTGTTGACATTCAGTTGTCTTCAGTTACTACATTAAACGATCCTCGAAAGATCTGACTAAGTGTTTGGATCGGTTCTTTGACGGCACATTTGACCGAGATCTGTCGTCTTGCTTTGTAAATTACTGTATAACTACGAAAGCATGTAGAACATGCCACTAAATTTCGCCTTTTTGCTAAATTGCATACTGTTTTACTAAGtgagtgaaatattttgtggttgtTAGCGGTTTGCTATCATAAGCCAATGTTCTCTTTTAAACTAGTTTTCTAGTGGCATTGAATGACTAAAAATTAatctacagtttatttatttgaTTGGAAAAATCAATCAATCTCGGAATTTGCTGCACACTGTACCATCCTGACAGTTTCTTATTGATCGACAGTGTTAACATACTGAGAATATAAAGTTATTCTTACTCAGGATCGACATACATATATTATCTCAGAAAATCATTTGTTTCTAAGCGATTTTTCATTCCTTTCCGGTAGGGACTCTTATCTTACACCTTTAATTCCTTTTTTTGCTTAAGTGAAAATTACTAATTTTACTTTATAACATATTTCGCCCAACACAAGCTTTTGTTTTTCAAAGGTTTTCATCGCCATACAATTTCAAGTCTGTTTCAGAAGTAACATTGTGATATTACTGGTGGAATCATGAACCAATCTAAGTGAAATGGCGCATGGTTGAGAAACTTCATTCATCTGACAACAACCTGATTTCAATTAACATTAGAGAATATTAGCAGAATGGAAACGATCCTAAGACAGTAGCTTCACTGTAAATGAAGCCGCTATCCAAATGACATATATTAAACCCTTAATACCAACTCGATCACTGAAGATGTTAATGAAGTAAACACAGAACAGACTGCGGTAAGCGCCACGTATCGCTGACTGCAACTTTACCACCTTACCTGATATTTGAGAATGATAGAGAGTGTAAAATTGAGGCAGACGACAAAGTGAAATAGATATGTGACCAGACAGCTGAGTATTGGAAGGCCATACACATTGTTTATCGTCCCGGCAAAATCACAGAGGGCATCGTATATCTCTCGCAGCTGTTGAACTTCTTCTGCATCACTCGTACTCTGTTAAAGAAAACAAATTGTATTTTACATCGTCAGATCTAACGTATCTTCCAAAATTTGTTCCATATGTAACTACAGTGTGATTGATTAATGATACGTATGGTAACAAAAGATGTGGgtgtttaaaaatcaaaatttacacAGATAAACGTAACTAAACAACATGTTCAAATggtattatgaaatgaaatgatcgtattgcaTATTTGGCTGGGAGAACACATCAGGGGTTGTTCGGCTTCCTATATGACACCATTTTGTGAACTTTCTTGCAAtggtgatggaatgatgatgaagacagcacaacacaaatACATCTGACTCATTGTAGGTGGTATTTCAAACATTCATATAGATCATTCAGTTGCATTTACAGACATTAGAAATGTTGTAACATTGTCATATTACGTGGATGTTTCTGCTACATTAGGAATGTGTGCTTTATATTTGCAGTATACATACAACGCTAATACTCACTAACTAAATCATTgggaaaggaaacaaatgaaaaggaaGCTTTGTGATGAAATGGTCTGCATTTTCTCCAAGTAACGTCTATATTTTTATCGCAGCTCATCTTAATGTGTGTTTTGCTGCGCCTGTGGTATGCGCACGCgcgcgcatttgtgtgtgtgtgtgtgtgtgtgagtgtgtgtgcgtgtgtgtgtgtgtgtttgtgtgtgtgtatgtgtatgtgtgtgcgtgtttggTAACGGCAGTGGAGAGgataagaaaatgtaaataaattccaGAAACAAAAGAAATGAGAGATATCTGCTCCCGTGTCAACTACACTTCTAATTTTTCTGTGATGATTTTAAACTGAAATATGAATAAACGTTCATTTTTAGTATAATAGATCAAGTGGAGAGATTATCTCAAGGCATATTTTAAAAATGAACACTCACAAATAGAATGTGTTACTGATGGTCATGTATTGTGTTACCTCTTCGTGTTGGCACTCAATATGTGGTTTGACAGATCAGGGTTTAAGTTTCTCTCGCGAAGAAGTTAGTAGAAATGGGTCGCAAAGAAGTTCATTAGCGCTGCGGGGAAGTCGATCACGACTTTGCGTACCAAACCGTCGAGTCATTTGCCTACAGGAAACGCAGAAATCTTAAACTCTttcttgccggcacggtagctcagcgtgttcggtca from Schistocerca nitens isolate TAMUIC-IGC-003100 chromosome 5, iqSchNite1.1, whole genome shotgun sequence includes these protein-coding regions:
- the LOC126260333 gene encoding putative gustatory receptor 28a — protein: MRPEVINLPCNSEEEEVRTLREIHDTLCDVAAQVDAVYGLPMLGCLSTHLFNCITVLNLLLSITLEYQGSAGAEMEGLAMLAIVWALFYFGGFLAVTWSCSTVASECCRTADLVLKALLRPPRNTTTDTELWYQLQMFLQQLLHRRPRFTACGFFVIDLTNIPSMVAAAVSYLVVIAQASAKEEFPEENEAR